In Planctomycetia bacterium, a single genomic region encodes these proteins:
- a CDS encoding PilT/PilU family type 4a pilus ATPase: protein MTTNLAEDMDRFSGKRKELEIDKLFRALVKLEGSDLHLKACRPPFVRVNGTLRPMNRGPIDDAEMVRLCFPMMSERLRNIFDETGGADFAYTVDVDGHIWRFRVNLLQQLGHVGMVARRVNAWIPNFAGLNLPPVIEDLCKFDQGMVLLAGVTGSGKSTTIASMLNFINQNYRKHILTLEDPIEFVFQEDKCIINQREVGLDVKNFEIGMKHAVREDPDVMLVGEMRDKETFMTAIHAAETGHLVFGTIHASSAPSTIGRILDLFPQDMHSSLRSAITFNMKGIVAQKLLKSIKPGVGRVPTVEIMTFNPTIKKLVLEERDENLPDAIRACQLEGMQDFTMSLKELVDKELIDRATAFEVAPNVEALRMALKGITVSQPGIF, encoded by the coding sequence ATGACGACGAACCTTGCCGAGGACATGGATCGCTTTAGTGGCAAGCGGAAAGAGCTGGAAATCGACAAGCTCTTCCGGGCGCTCGTGAAGCTGGAAGGCAGCGACTTGCACCTCAAGGCCTGTCGCCCTCCCTTCGTGCGCGTCAACGGCACTTTGCGGCCGATGAACCGCGGGCCGATCGACGACGCCGAGATGGTCCGGCTCTGCTTCCCCATGATGAGCGAGCGGCTGCGCAATATCTTCGACGAGACCGGCGGCGCGGACTTCGCTTACACCGTGGATGTTGACGGCCACATCTGGCGTTTCCGCGTCAACCTGCTGCAACAACTCGGCCACGTCGGCATGGTGGCCCGGCGCGTGAACGCCTGGATTCCCAACTTCGCTGGGCTAAACCTGCCGCCCGTGATCGAGGATCTCTGCAAGTTCGACCAAGGCATGGTGTTGCTGGCCGGCGTCACCGGCTCCGGCAAGAGCACGACGATCGCGTCAATGCTCAACTTCATCAATCAGAACTACCGCAAGCACATCCTGACGCTCGAAGACCCCATCGAGTTCGTGTTCCAGGAAGACAAGTGCATCATCAACCAGCGCGAAGTCGGCCTGGATGTGAAGAACTTCGAGATCGGGATGAAGCATGCGGTCCGCGAAGATCCCGACGTGATGCTCGTCGGCGAAATGCGGGATAAAGAAACGTTCATGACCGCCATTCACGCCGCGGAGACGGGGCACTTGGTGTTCGGCACGATTCACGCTTCGAGTGCGCCGTCCACGATTGGCCGTATTCTCGACTTGTTTCCGCAGGACATGCATTCCAGCCTGCGCAGCGCGATCACCTTCAACATGAAGGGCATCGTCGCGCAGAAGTTGTTGAAGTCGATCAAGCCCGGCGTCGGCCGCGTGCCGACGGTGGAGATCATGACGTTCAATCCGACGATCAAGAAGCTGGTGTTGGAAGAACGCGACGAGAATCTGCCGGATGCGATCCGGGCGTGCCAATTGGAAGGGATGCAAGACTTCACGATGAGCCTGAAGGAGTTGGTCGACAAGGAATTGATCGACCGCGCCACGGCTTTCGAAGTCGCGCCGAACGTCGAAGCGCTGCGGATGGCCCTCAAGGGCATCACTGTCAGCCAACCCGGCATTTTCTAG